A single region of the Streptomyces sp. NBC_00236 genome encodes:
- a CDS encoding DinB family protein — MTWTAPEVTRTDGSLVAAEREMLTGYLGWFRATLLQKCAGLTGEQLAERTTPPSNLSLLGLLRHMAKVERTWFRQRFAGQDLAPMYDPEKGKDADFEDLDPARAAEDYARLVEECRLADEIIAGASFDDTFVHNGEVFSLRLVHVHMIGEYARHIGHADLVRERLDGVTGD, encoded by the coding sequence ATGACATGGACAGCACCTGAAGTCACCCGTACCGACGGTTCGCTCGTCGCCGCCGAGCGGGAGATGCTCACCGGGTACCTGGGATGGTTCCGCGCCACCCTTCTCCAGAAATGCGCCGGCCTGACCGGCGAGCAGCTCGCCGAGCGGACCACCCCGCCCTCGAACCTCTCCTTGCTCGGACTGCTCCGCCACATGGCCAAGGTCGAACGCACCTGGTTCCGGCAACGGTTCGCCGGCCAGGACCTCGCCCCCATGTACGACCCGGAGAAGGGCAAGGACGCGGACTTCGAGGACCTCGATCCGGCCCGGGCCGCCGAGGACTACGCCCGGCTGGTCGAGGAGTGCCGGCTGGCGGACGAGATCATCGCCGGTGCGTCGTTCGACGACACGTTCGTCCACAACGGCGAGGTCTTCTCGCTGCGCCTGGTGCACGTCCACATGATCGGCGAGTACGCACGCCACATCGGCCACGCCGATCTGGTGCGCGAGCGCCTCGACGGAGTGACCGGGGACTGA
- a CDS encoding pyridoxamine 5'-phosphate oxidase family protein: MPLTREEREQFLAEPHVAALAVASAKEGRAPLVVPIWYMYEPGGDLWIMTGRDSLKGISIAAAGRFSMMVERVTPTVRYVSVEGSVIATRDATREQLVEISSRYLPPEKVDGYVDFAWREHGEQVVIHLRPEHWLSADLGGA; the protein is encoded by the coding sequence GTGCCTCTGACCCGTGAAGAACGCGAGCAGTTCCTGGCCGAGCCGCATGTGGCGGCGCTGGCCGTGGCCTCCGCCAAGGAGGGCCGGGCGCCTCTCGTCGTGCCGATCTGGTACATGTACGAACCCGGTGGCGACCTGTGGATCATGACGGGCCGCGACTCCCTGAAGGGAATCTCGATCGCCGCGGCCGGCCGGTTCTCCATGATGGTCGAACGGGTCACGCCGACCGTTCGCTACGTCTCCGTCGAGGGCAGTGTCATCGCGACCCGCGACGCCACCCGCGAGCAGCTGGTGGAGATCTCGTCACGCTATCTCCCGCCGGAAAAGGTCGACGGCTACGTCGACTTCGCGTGGCGGGAGCACGGTGAGCAGGTGGTCATCCACCTGCGGCCCGAGCACTGGCTCAGCGCCGATCTGGGCGGAGCCTGA
- a CDS encoding M20 family metallopeptidase — protein sequence MLSDAETLVRCESFSSDLEAVARSAGVVAALGTRLLGAAPERIVIGGVSHLRWSFGVPKVLLVGHHDTVWPMGSIRTRPWSVAGGRARGPGVLDMKAGLVQMFHALASLPSPEGVCVIVNGDEEVGSTTSRRLIEESAAGCAAAFVLEASADDEGALKTARKGTSRYEIVVHGKAAHAGQEPEKGVNATIEAAHQVLSVAGLGASAAAAAGGGPLGAATITPTLLSAGSARNTVPALARLTVDVRAPSAEAQETIDVLVRGMTPRVPGARLEVRGGGQRPPMGPESSAALFALASRVAADQGQEPLRGMAVGGASDANYTAAMGCPTLDGLGAVGAGAHADSEYVDVTRMVPRARLLAELIARTRR from the coding sequence ATGCTGAGCGATGCGGAGACACTCGTACGGTGCGAGTCCTTCTCCTCCGACCTGGAGGCAGTGGCGCGCAGCGCGGGGGTGGTCGCCGCCCTCGGGACGAGGCTGCTGGGGGCCGCACCGGAACGGATCGTGATCGGGGGCGTGAGCCACCTGCGGTGGTCCTTCGGTGTCCCGAAGGTCCTGCTGGTCGGGCATCACGACACGGTGTGGCCCATGGGCTCGATCCGGACCCGTCCCTGGTCGGTGGCGGGCGGCAGAGCGCGCGGTCCCGGAGTTCTGGACATGAAGGCGGGGCTGGTGCAGATGTTCCACGCGCTGGCGTCCCTCCCCTCACCGGAAGGGGTGTGCGTCATCGTCAACGGAGACGAGGAGGTCGGCTCCACGACCTCCCGGAGGCTGATCGAGGAGTCCGCCGCGGGGTGCGCCGCCGCGTTCGTGCTGGAGGCATCGGCCGACGACGAGGGCGCGCTCAAGACCGCCCGCAAGGGCACGTCGCGCTACGAGATCGTGGTGCACGGCAAGGCCGCGCACGCGGGCCAGGAGCCCGAGAAGGGGGTCAACGCCACCATCGAGGCAGCTCACCAGGTGCTGTCCGTCGCCGGCCTGGGAGCATCGGCCGCCGCAGCTGCGGGCGGCGGCCCCCTGGGCGCGGCGACCATCACGCCCACCCTCCTGTCGGCGGGTAGCGCACGCAACACCGTTCCCGCACTGGCGCGGCTGACGGTCGACGTGCGGGCGCCCAGCGCGGAGGCGCAGGAGACGATCGATGTACTGGTACGAGGGATGACTCCCCGTGTTCCGGGTGCGCGACTGGAGGTACGGGGCGGAGGCCAGCGGCCGCCGATGGGCCCGGAGTCGTCCGCCGCCCTGTTCGCACTGGCGTCCCGGGTTGCCGCCGATCAGGGTCAGGAGCCGCTGAGGGGGATGGCTGTCGGCGGTGCCTCCGACGCCAACTACACCGCGGCGATGGGCTGTCCGACGCTGGACGGACTCGGGGCCGTGGGCGCCGGAGCCCACGCGGATTCCGAATACGTGGACGTCACCCGGATGGTTCCCCGGGCCCGGCTGCTGGCCGAACTCATCGCGCGCACGAGGCGATGA
- the def gene encoding peptide deformylase gives MLGEPVDAYPRVAPEAARGSVRRITVVGEEILGRRCREVTRFGTPELSRLIDDMFATNQVAEGAGLAANQVDVDLQLFVWDITDEWGVRHVGHIANPVLVEVPAGQRRLIEESEGCLSVPGPYRMVPRLDRAVVRGRDRNGEPLVIEGRGYFARCLQHETDHLRGRLYLDRLAQRDRKTALREMAASKDELFARRAALAEKLGK, from the coding sequence CTGCTGGGAGAGCCGGTGGATGCGTACCCGCGGGTCGCTCCGGAGGCAGCACGGGGTTCGGTACGCCGCATCACCGTCGTCGGCGAGGAGATCCTGGGGCGCCGCTGCCGGGAGGTCACGCGGTTCGGCACGCCGGAGCTGTCGCGCCTGATCGACGACATGTTCGCCACGAATCAGGTGGCCGAAGGCGCGGGTCTCGCCGCCAACCAGGTAGACGTGGACCTGCAGTTGTTCGTGTGGGACATCACGGACGAGTGGGGGGTGCGGCATGTCGGGCACATCGCCAACCCGGTCCTGGTGGAGGTTCCGGCCGGGCAGCGCCGCCTGATCGAGGAGTCCGAAGGGTGCCTGTCGGTCCCGGGGCCCTACCGGATGGTGCCCCGCCTCGACCGCGCCGTCGTACGCGGCCGGGACAGGAACGGTGAGCCCCTGGTCATCGAGGGCCGGGGATACTTCGCGCGGTGCCTCCAGCACGAGACCGATCACCTTCGCGGCCGGCTGTATCTGGACCGGCTCGCCCAGCGGGATCGGAAGACGGCCCTCCGCGAGATGGCGGCGTCCAAGGACGAGCTGTTCGCCCGGCGCGCGGCCCTGGCCGAGAAGCTCGGCAAGTAG
- a CDS encoding MerR family transcriptional regulator, protein MRIGELAARTGVGERSLRYYEEQGLLAADRTPGGHRDYPERAVDRVIRIQELYAAGLHSTKIARILPCMRDEDGGPSLRATPALVDELTSERTRIDGMIDDLLRSREVLNDVIDTAAGGAPAEPDRNRYEPEGVPRASDP, encoded by the coding sequence ATGCGGATCGGGGAGCTGGCGGCTCGTACCGGTGTCGGGGAGCGTTCCCTGCGCTACTACGAGGAGCAGGGGCTGCTGGCAGCCGACCGGACACCGGGCGGTCACCGCGACTACCCCGAGAGGGCCGTCGACCGGGTGATCCGCATTCAGGAGCTCTACGCGGCCGGTCTGCACAGTACGAAGATCGCGCGGATCCTGCCCTGCATGCGCGACGAGGACGGCGGTCCCTCCCTGCGGGCCACCCCCGCCCTGGTCGACGAGCTCACCTCCGAGCGGACCCGGATCGACGGCATGATCGACGACCTCCTCCGCTCCCGCGAGGTACTGAACGACGTCATCGACACGGCGGCAGGCGGTGCCCCCGCGGAGCCGGACAGGAACCGGTACGAACCAGAAGGAGTTCCCCGTGCCTCTGACCCGTGA
- a CDS encoding nitroreductase family deazaflavin-dependent oxidoreductase, translating to MPLQGEYEPSPTPQVRDQVEQYESSGGTEGTTMRGMPVIVLTTLGARSGKIRKTPLMRVEHHGSYAVVASLGGAPRHPVWYHNLTADPRAELQDGPVRRDMTAREVTGDEKALWWERAVEAYPDYADYQEKTDREIPVLVLEPVDAGH from the coding sequence ATGCCGCTTCAGGGCGAGTACGAACCGAGCCCCACCCCCCAGGTCCGTGACCAGGTCGAGCAGTACGAGAGCTCGGGCGGGACGGAGGGGACGACCATGCGGGGGATGCCGGTCATCGTCCTGACGACGCTCGGCGCCAGGAGCGGAAAGATCCGCAAGACGCCCCTGATGCGGGTCGAGCACCACGGCTCGTACGCAGTGGTCGCCTCACTGGGCGGGGCTCCGCGCCACCCGGTCTGGTACCACAACCTCACCGCCGACCCGCGTGCCGAACTGCAGGACGGCCCGGTGCGCCGGGACATGACCGCCCGTGAGGTGACCGGCGACGAGAAGGCGCTCTGGTGGGAGCGCGCCGTCGAGGCGTACCCCGACTACGCCGACTACCAGGAGAAGACCGACCGGGAGATCCCCGTTCTCGTACTGGAACCCGTGGACGCCGGCCACTGA
- a CDS encoding DUF6221 family protein: MTDNSELVAFVRARLDEEEDAARAAGGQGWRCPAEVPGEIHDRTGAIAFTLRTHGYDRHIALQDPARTLQRIETNRVLLDEYAEVAALDVDRPQRDFASGRAFGLGFVVRQMAAEHAGHPGYQVKWLPRFTQ, from the coding sequence ATGACAGACAACTCCGAGCTGGTCGCCTTCGTCCGGGCGCGCCTCGACGAGGAAGAAGACGCCGCACGTGCGGCCGGCGGCCAGGGGTGGCGGTGCCCGGCCGAGGTGCCCGGCGAGATCCACGACCGGACCGGCGCCATCGCGTTCACCCTGAGGACGCACGGCTACGACCGCCACATCGCTCTGCAGGACCCCGCGCGAACCCTCCAGCGCATCGAGACCAACAGAGTGCTCCTGGACGAGTACGCGGAGGTCGCCGCGCTGGACGTCGACCGCCCGCAGCGGGACTTCGCCTCGGGCAGGGCCTTCGGCCTGGGGTTCGTGGTCCGGCAGATGGCCGCGGAACACGCCGGGCACCCCGGTTACCAGGTGAAGTGGCTGCCCCGGTTCACGCAGTAG
- a CDS encoding carboxymuconolactone decarboxylase family protein: MNARLNLFANAAGAKFFKYINSADKVIVGSTLPAATQELVKLRASQINGCGFCTDMHTKDATHAGETAIRLHLVAAWREATVFTDAERAALELAEQGTRIADAAGGVTDEAWANAAKHYDEDQLAALAMLIALINAYNRVNVIVQQPAGDYQPGQFG; this comes from the coding sequence ATGAACGCTCGCTTGAACCTGTTCGCCAACGCGGCCGGGGCCAAGTTCTTCAAGTACATCAACTCGGCGGACAAGGTGATCGTGGGCTCGACCCTGCCCGCCGCCACGCAGGAGCTGGTGAAGCTCCGTGCCAGTCAGATCAACGGCTGTGGTTTCTGTACCGACATGCACACCAAGGACGCCACACACGCCGGGGAGACCGCGATCCGTCTCCATCTGGTCGCCGCCTGGCGGGAGGCGACCGTGTTCACCGACGCCGAGCGCGCCGCGCTGGAGCTGGCGGAGCAGGGTACGCGCATCGCGGACGCGGCGGGAGGCGTCACGGACGAGGCCTGGGCGAACGCCGCCAAGCACTACGACGAGGACCAGCTCGCCGCCCTGGCGATGCTCATCGCCCTCATCAACGCCTACAACCGGGTGAACGTCATCGTCCAGCAGCCCGCGGGTGACTACCAGCCGGGCCAGTTCGGGTAG
- a CDS encoding ArsR/SmtB family transcription factor, which produces MSDENRQVPCVDPLLHRARPRLPDHPVRVALLDLLAEVGTVTSTQAAARLGHSSGLCSFHLRQLARHGLIEEAPHSGGRVRPWRLRWAPAEEGPEEFAVTARGLEDESYQHWLAHRDDAPGEWRHDESFSAVVHLTPAETAELAASIRRLLDGYRDRDEDPAVRPAGTVPVAAITRLFPLLGS; this is translated from the coding sequence ATGAGCGACGAGAACCGCCAAGTCCCCTGCGTGGACCCCCTGCTGCACCGCGCCCGCCCGCGCCTGCCCGACCACCCGGTGCGCGTGGCGCTCCTGGACCTGCTCGCCGAGGTCGGCACGGTCACGTCCACCCAGGCGGCCGCCCGGCTCGGCCACAGCTCCGGGCTGTGCTCCTTCCATCTGCGGCAGCTGGCCCGGCACGGCCTCATCGAGGAGGCGCCGCACAGCGGCGGTCGCGTGCGGCCGTGGCGGCTTCGCTGGGCGCCTGCGGAGGAGGGACCCGAGGAGTTCGCCGTGACGGCACGCGGACTGGAGGACGAGAGTTACCAGCACTGGCTGGCGCACCGGGACGATGCACCGGGCGAGTGGCGGCACGACGAGTCCTTCAGCGCCGTCGTCCACCTCACCCCGGCGGAGACGGCCGAACTCGCCGCCTCGATCCGCCGCCTGCTGGACGGCTACCGCGACCGGGACGAGGACCCCGCGGTTCGGCCCGCCGGTACGGTGCCCGTCGCCGCGATCACCCGGCTGTTCCCTCTCCTGGGCAGCTGA
- a CDS encoding NIPSNAP family protein, whose protein sequence is MITIHLKYEIDPDRIEDFEEYGRRWVALVNRFGGTHHGYFLPSEGDSDIAYALFSFPGFAAYERYRTDSATDPECQAAFELARRTGCIRRYERRFLRPLDTGTAEAPGLVS, encoded by the coding sequence GTGATCACCATTCATCTGAAGTACGAGATCGACCCCGACCGCATCGAGGACTTCGAGGAGTACGGCCGGAGATGGGTCGCCCTCGTGAACCGGTTCGGCGGCACCCACCACGGCTACTTCCTGCCCAGCGAGGGTGACAGCGACATCGCCTACGCGCTCTTCTCGTTCCCCGGCTTCGCCGCGTACGAGCGTTACCGCACGGACAGCGCCACCGATCCCGAATGCCAGGCCGCGTTCGAACTGGCTCGCCGCACCGGATGCATCCGCCGCTACGAACGCCGGTTCCTGCGTCCCCTGGACACGGGGACGGCGGAGGCCCCCGGTCTTGTCTCCTGA
- a CDS encoding VanZ family protein, whose product MLLQVTILVAVFLAMVGFSVVLAKVTLTPSPASQDLVTSNLRPGRSLRQYAEDYTFLAACKQAGGNLVLGMPFGVLLPVLVPRRLRMVRMVLLTVLVIVVVELVQGALVAGRAFDIDDVILNTAGALLGYLVLGRRLSHRYHVLAAEPWRETVPAPARRQKPARPRTAKPTAKRTGRAATSWTRARQGVRTRLTRRRGRKR is encoded by the coding sequence GTGCTGCTTCAGGTCACCATTCTGGTGGCGGTGTTCCTGGCCATGGTCGGGTTCTCCGTCGTGCTGGCGAAGGTGACACTCACACCGTCGCCCGCCTCGCAGGATCTCGTCACGTCGAATCTCCGCCCGGGGCGTTCGCTGCGGCAGTACGCCGAGGACTACACCTTCCTCGCCGCGTGCAAGCAGGCCGGGGGCAACCTCGTGCTGGGCATGCCGTTCGGCGTGCTGCTGCCCGTGCTCGTGCCACGACGGCTGCGCATGGTCCGTATGGTCCTGCTGACCGTGCTGGTCATCGTCGTCGTCGAACTGGTCCAGGGAGCGCTGGTCGCGGGGCGGGCCTTCGACATCGACGACGTCATTCTCAACACGGCGGGTGCGCTGCTCGGCTATCTGGTGCTGGGGCGGCGTCTGAGCCACCGCTACCACGTGCTGGCCGCCGAACCGTGGCGCGAGACCGTCCCGGCCCCGGCCCGGCGGCAGAAGCCCGCACGTCCGAGGACCGCGAAGCCGACCGCGAAGCGAACCGGACGGGCTGCCACGTCCTGGACGAGGGCGCGGCAGGGAGTACGTACGCGTCTCACCCGCAGGCGCGGCCGTAAGCGCTGA
- a CDS encoding oxidoreductase, with product MTYTRQESSASRLFEPARLGRIGLANRLVMAPLTRNRAGADGVPGELMATHYAQRASAGLIIAEGTTPNAVGQTYPHIPGIHSPAQIAGWRRVTDAVRAASGGSPMFLQLQHGGRVGHPDTSGHLPLAPSVVRFPETLQTPGGLRQGVAPREMAARDIRSTIADFAAAARNAVEAGFAGVEVHSANGHLLHQFLAGNTNRRTDAWGGPAANRIRFTVEVTRAVAEAIGPERVGVRISPGAGVNSVEEGDTEDLYAALLPALARIAPVYLHVVHADPDQPLFSRLRKAWPGTLIANPALSREEAAADGGMERGERLLGEGAELIALGRGFLANPDFVERQRTGAPLNEIRPEFLMHVHGEEGYNDYPVLARI from the coding sequence ATGACGTACACACGGCAGGAATCCTCCGCATCCCGACTCTTCGAACCTGCCCGGCTCGGTCGCATCGGACTGGCGAACCGGCTGGTCATGGCTCCGCTGACACGCAATCGCGCCGGGGCCGACGGCGTACCCGGCGAGCTGATGGCCACCCACTACGCGCAGCGCGCCTCGGCCGGTCTGATCATCGCCGAAGGCACGACCCCGAACGCCGTCGGACAGACCTATCCGCATATCCCGGGTATCCACAGCCCCGCGCAGATCGCCGGATGGCGTCGGGTGACCGACGCGGTGCGTGCGGCTTCCGGCGGGAGCCCGATGTTCCTCCAGTTGCAGCACGGCGGCCGGGTCGGTCACCCCGACACCAGCGGTCACCTCCCGCTCGCACCGTCCGTCGTGCGCTTCCCGGAGACGCTGCAGACACCGGGCGGGCTCCGGCAAGGCGTCGCACCCCGTGAGATGGCGGCGCGGGACATCAGGTCCACCATCGCCGACTTCGCCGCGGCGGCCCGCAACGCGGTCGAAGCAGGCTTCGCCGGAGTGGAGGTGCACTCCGCCAACGGTCATCTGCTGCACCAGTTCCTGGCCGGGAACACCAACCGCCGCACCGACGCGTGGGGCGGCCCGGCAGCGAACCGCATCCGCTTCACGGTCGAGGTGACGCGGGCCGTCGCGGAGGCCATCGGTCCGGAGCGGGTCGGCGTACGCATCTCGCCCGGAGCGGGCGTCAACAGCGTCGAGGAGGGCGACACCGAGGACCTCTACGCGGCCCTCCTGCCCGCACTCGCGCGCATCGCCCCCGTCTATCTGCACGTGGTCCACGCCGACCCGGACCAGCCCCTCTTCTCCCGGCTCCGCAAGGCCTGGCCGGGCACGCTGATCGCCAACCCGGCGCTGTCGCGGGAGGAGGCAGCGGCCGACGGCGGCATGGAGCGAGGGGAGCGGCTCCTGGGCGAGGGCGCCGAACTGATCGCCCTGGGACGCGGATTCCTCGCCAACCCCGACTTCGTCGAGCGACAGCGCACGGGCGCGCCGCTCAACGAGATCCGCCCCGAGTTCCTGATGCACGTCCACGGGGAGGAGGGGTACAACGACTATCCCGTGCTCGCACGGATCTGA
- a CDS encoding DUF6381 family protein, whose protein sequence is MSVADETGGRAERIRAKAQEMKEAAERVSDPQERRRLEDKARRLQERSDQVSTKGEGGTNPL, encoded by the coding sequence ATGAGTGTTGCGGACGAAACCGGCGGCCGAGCGGAGCGCATTCGTGCCAAGGCGCAGGAGATGAAGGAGGCGGCCGAGCGGGTCTCCGATCCGCAGGAGCGCCGGCGTCTGGAGGACAAGGCGCGCCGGCTCCAGGAGCGGAGCGATCAGGTGTCGACCAAGGGCGAAGGCGGCACGAACCCGCTCTGA
- a CDS encoding DUF4389 domain-containing protein, giving the protein MADAQWSPGRRAGDADEFLPVLDVIEPARQRRLTVLFRLLLLVPHFIVLFFLGIAAFFTVVFGWFAALVLGRLPEPVFRFLAATLAYRTRVAASSMLLVDSYPPFTLTQPSAYPVRIDVRPTRLNRLAVFFRLILVIPAAIVQSLATYGWWALAIVWWIITLVLGRMPRPLFEATAATLRYEMRVSAYVTMLSPAYPKGFFGEDALSVPEQQGRSATRPLVMSTAGKALLVLFLVLGLIGSITTSVTRSSSDETDYGMQA; this is encoded by the coding sequence ATGGCCGACGCGCAGTGGAGCCCGGGGCGCAGGGCCGGCGACGCCGATGAATTCCTGCCGGTGCTGGATGTCATCGAACCGGCCCGCCAGCGCCGCCTCACCGTGCTGTTCCGTCTCCTCCTGCTGGTCCCGCACTTCATCGTGCTGTTCTTCCTGGGGATCGCGGCGTTCTTCACCGTCGTGTTCGGCTGGTTCGCAGCCCTCGTCCTGGGACGGCTGCCCGAACCCGTCTTCCGCTTTCTCGCGGCGACCCTCGCCTACCGCACCCGGGTCGCCGCGAGCAGCATGCTCCTCGTCGACAGCTACCCGCCGTTCACGCTGACCCAGCCGTCTGCCTATCCGGTCCGGATCGATGTCCGGCCGACCCGGCTCAACCGGCTGGCCGTCTTCTTCCGGCTGATCCTGGTCATCCCCGCCGCCATCGTGCAGAGCCTCGCCACGTACGGCTGGTGGGCCCTGGCGATCGTGTGGTGGATCATCACGCTGGTTCTCGGACGTATGCCCCGCCCGCTCTTCGAAGCCACGGCGGCCACCCTCCGCTACGAGATGCGTGTGTCCGCCTACGTGACGATGCTCAGCCCCGCCTACCCCAAGGGCTTCTTCGGCGAGGACGCGCTCTCCGTTCCGGAACAGCAGGGGCGTTCCGCGACCAGGCCCCTGGTCATGAGCACCGCGGGCAAGGCGCTGCTGGTGCTCTTCCTGGTCCTCGGGCTCATCGGCAGCATCACGACCTCCGTGACCCGCTCGTCGTCCGACGAAACGGATTACGGGATGCAGGCGTAA
- a CDS encoding LysR family transcriptional regulator, with translation MFENDALRLLVAVAKCGSFTQAAVRLNYTQSAVSRRIAALEQQAGGPLFDRLPRGVRLTPAGRALHRHATEVLDRLVRAERELAVLHAGQGGLLHVGAFATANISLVPGALRLLRDTRPGVEVAASEGPTETLMRRLTDGALDLAVVSDYPSGLPQTDGVTTTVLCDDELFVVLPQGHRLAEAGTFDLRELRDEAWLQSAYGDRPTMLADACARAGFTPRKVIRIAEWTGKFGYVAAGLGVALVPSLAARAVPDTLVLCRLTDPALRRIVHVALPTTPLPAALELRDLLRAAAGTRDTVHGPAR, from the coding sequence GTGTTCGAGAACGATGCGCTTCGGCTGCTCGTGGCCGTGGCGAAGTGTGGTTCGTTCACGCAGGCGGCTGTCCGGCTCAACTACACGCAGTCCGCGGTGTCCCGGCGGATCGCCGCGCTGGAGCAGCAGGCGGGCGGCCCCTTGTTCGACCGGCTGCCCCGGGGCGTCAGGCTCACTCCCGCCGGCCGCGCACTGCACCGGCACGCCACCGAAGTACTGGACCGGTTGGTGAGGGCGGAGCGGGAACTGGCCGTGCTCCACGCCGGGCAGGGCGGACTGCTGCACGTCGGCGCGTTCGCCACCGCCAACATCTCTCTGGTACCCGGCGCCCTGCGGCTGCTCCGGGATACCCGTCCAGGGGTCGAGGTCGCGGCATCCGAGGGCCCGACCGAAACCCTCATGCGGCGGCTCACGGACGGCGCCCTCGACCTGGCCGTCGTCAGCGACTACCCGTCCGGTCTGCCGCAGACCGACGGTGTGACCACGACGGTGCTGTGCGATGACGAGTTGTTCGTCGTACTGCCCCAGGGACACCGACTGGCCGAAGCCGGAACGTTCGACCTGCGCGAACTACGCGACGAGGCATGGTTGCAGAGCGCATACGGTGACCGCCCCACGATGCTCGCGGACGCCTGTGCCCGAGCGGGCTTCACCCCCAGGAAGGTCATTCGCATCGCGGAATGGACCGGAAAGTTCGGCTACGTGGCCGCGGGACTGGGGGTGGCACTCGTTCCTTCGCTGGCCGCCCGCGCGGTCCCTGACACGCTGGTCCTGTGCCGGCTCACCGACCCCGCCCTGCGCCGGATCGTGCACGTCGCACTGCCCACCACCCCGCTCCCGGCCGCCCTGGAGCTGCGCGACCTGCTGCGTGCCGCGGCCGGAACCCGGGACACGGTGCACGGGCCGGCCCGATGA